A genome region from Methylohalobius crimeensis 10Ki includes the following:
- a CDS encoding PDDEXK family nuclease, whose translation MPLAEAEFKFTYADYLTWSDDERWELIEGIPHAMAPAPTRRHQEAVVEICRRQGDSLPSGETFGAPEIRALEDVAVSEAVTDLHLDLDRLASILEVM comes from the coding sequence ATGCCCTTGGCCGAAGCCGAATTTAAATTTACCTATGCGGATTACCTCACTTGGTCCGACGACGAGCGTTGGGAGTTGATCGAGGGCATTCCCCATGCGATGGCGCCCGCGCCGACTAGACGTCATCAGGAAGCGGTTGTCGAGATCTGCCGGCGGCAGGGGGATTCGCTGCCTTCCGGAGAAACGTTCGGCGCGCCTGAGATCCGGGCCTTGGAGGACGTGGCGGTCAGTGAAGCGGTAACGGATTTGCATTTGGACTTGGATCGTTTGGCAAGTATTTTGGAGGTTATGTGA
- the moaA gene encoding GTP 3',8-cyclase MoaA, with translation MTQLIDRFGRRIRYLRISITDRCDLRCRYCMAEDMTFLPRAQILTLEEIYTLAEAFVALGVEKIRITGGEPLVRRGALELIEKIGRLPLKELVMTTNGMRLAASARQLAAVGVRRINISLDSLRPERFRHLTRVGDLSRVLTGIEAARQAGFSGIKLNTVVMRGSNHDEVVDLVRFAVDKGLDISFIEEMPLGVIDGHDRAAVFYSSDQVRADLMREFKLLPVVEHRRTGGPSRYFKVAGTESRVGFISPHSHNFCADCNRVRLTVEGRLLLCLGNEHSVDLKQVLRRYPGEGDRLKAAIMKAMEIKPERHYFELDEQPIVLRHMNVTGG, from the coding sequence TTGACCCAACTGATCGATCGTTTCGGCCGCCGAATCCGTTATCTGCGCATTTCCATCACCGACCGCTGCGATTTGCGTTGCCGGTATTGCATGGCCGAGGACATGACCTTTCTACCTCGGGCGCAGATTCTGACGCTGGAAGAGATCTATACCCTGGCGGAAGCCTTCGTGGCGCTGGGAGTGGAGAAAATCCGCATCACTGGCGGAGAACCCTTGGTGCGGCGCGGGGCGCTGGAATTGATCGAAAAAATCGGCCGGCTTCCTCTCAAGGAATTGGTGATGACCACCAACGGCATGCGTCTGGCCGCTAGCGCCCGGCAGTTGGCGGCGGTGGGGGTGCGCCGGATCAATATCAGTCTCGACAGCCTGAGACCCGAACGGTTTCGGCACTTGACCCGGGTGGGGGATCTGAGTCGGGTATTGACCGGGATCGAAGCCGCTCGGCAAGCGGGATTTTCCGGAATCAAGCTCAATACCGTGGTGATGAGGGGCAGCAACCACGACGAGGTGGTGGATCTGGTTCGCTTTGCCGTGGACAAGGGCTTGGATATCAGCTTCATCGAAGAGATGCCCTTGGGGGTGATCGACGGTCACGATCGGGCGGCGGTGTTTTATTCTTCCGACCAAGTGCGGGCCGATCTGATGCGCGAATTCAAGCTTTTGCCGGTGGTCGAGCATCGGCGTACCGGCGGACCGTCGCGCTATTTCAAGGTGGCCGGGACCGAATCGAGGGTGGGATTCATTTCCCCCCACAGTCATAATTTTTGCGCCGATTGCAACCGGGTTCGCCTGACCGTGGAGGGCCGGCTGCTTCTGTGCCTGGGTAACGAGCACTCGGTGGATCTGAAGCAAGTGCTGCGTCGCTATCCCGGTGAAGGGGACCGGTTGAAGGCGGCTATTATGAAAGCGATGGAGATCAAGCCGGAAAGACACTATTTCGAATTGGACGAGCAACCGATCGTTCTGCGTCATATGAATGTGACCGGAGGTTAA